Proteins encoded together in one Pongo pygmaeus isolate AG05252 chromosome Y, NHGRI_mPonPyg2-v2.0_pri, whole genome shotgun sequence window:
- the LOC129025811 gene encoding testis-specific Y-encoded protein 3-like: protein MEAVQEGAAGVESEQVALGEEAVLVLDDIMAEVEVVAQEEGLVEPQEEAQRAQPGPGPMTPESALEELLAVQVELGPVNAQARKAFSRQREKMERRRKAHLDCRGAVIQSVPGFWANVIANHPQMSALITDQDEDMLSYMINLEVEEVKHPVHLCRIMLFFRSNPYFQNKVITKEYLVNITEYRASHSTPIQWYPDYEVEAYRRRHHNSSLNFFNWFSDHNFAGSNRIAEILCKDLWRNPLPYYKRMKPPEEGTEISGDSQMLS, encoded by the exons ATGGAGGCTGTACAGGAGGGGGCGGCCGGGGTGGAGAGTGAGCAGGTGGCTTTGGGGGAGGAGGCGGTGCTGGTGTTGGATGACATAAtggcggaggtggaggtggtggcccAGGAGGAGGGCCTCGTGGAGCCGCAGGAGGAGGCCCAGcgggcacagcctggccctgggcccaTGACCCCAGAGTCTGCACTGGAGGAGCTGCTGGCCGTTCAGGTGGAGCTGGGGCCGGTTAATGCCCAAGCCAGGAAGGCCTTTTCTCGGCAGAGGGAAAAGATGGAGCGGAGGCGCAAGGCCCACCTAGACTGCAGAGGCGCGGTCATCCAGAGCGTCCCTGGCTTCTGGGCCAATGTT ATTGCAAACCACCCCCAGATGTCAGCCCTGATCACTGACCAAGATGAAGACATGCTGAGCTACATGATCAACTTGGAG GTGGAAGAAGTGAAGCATCCCGTTCATCTCTGCAGGATCATGTTGTTCTTTCGGAGTAACCCCTACTTCCAGAATAAAGTGATTACCAAGGAATATCTGGTGAACATCACAG aataCAGggcttctcattccactccaattcagtgGTATCCAGATTATGAAGTTGAGGCCTATCGCCGCAGACACCACAACAGCAGCCTTAACTTCTTCAACTGGTTTTCTGACCACAACTTCGCAGGATCTAATAGGATTGCTGAG ATCCTATGTAAGGACCTGTGGCGCAATCCCCTGCCGTACTACAAGAGGATGAAGCCACCTGAAGAGGGAACAGAGATTTCAG GGGACTCCCAGATGTTGAGTTGA